A stretch of DNA from Deltaproteobacteria bacterium GWC2_65_14:
GTTCGCGATCCGGGAGGGGGGCCGCACCGTGGGCGCCGGGGTCGTGTCGGAAATCCTGGAATAACGCGGGTCGCGCGGAAACGGGGAGACGGGCGGAATGAGAGACATCATCACGCTGGCCTGTTCCGAGTGCAAGAACCGGAACTACACGACGACGCGGAACAAGAAGACGATGACCGAAAAGCTGGAGCTGAAGAAGTTCTGCTCCACCTGCCGGAAGCACACGGCGCACAAGGAAACCAAATAGACGGCACGGGGGAAGGCCAGTAGCTCCAACGGCTAGAGCAGCGGACTCCAAATCCGCGGGATGGGGGTTCGAATCCCTCCTGGCCTGCCATCCTTTTCGGGGACGGGAGATACGGGAACCATGGCGAGGTCGCTGAAGGACAGGTTGCTCGAGCGCCTTCCGGGGACGCGGACGGCGTCGGACGATGTGCGGCAGCGGAAGGCAGGGGGCGGGATCGCGGAGAAGACGACCCTGTTCCTGAAGGAGTTCAAGACCGAGATGAAGAAGGTGACCTGGCCGGGGAGGAAGGAAACGGCCTCCTCCACGGCGGTGGTGATCGTCACCGTCATGATCATCGTCGTGTTCCTGGGGCTGGTCGACTACGCCCTGGGGCGCATCGTGTATTCCGTCCTGAACTACTAACTTCCCGTACGAGGAAACGATGGCCAGACAGTGGTACGTGGTCCATACCTATTCGGGGTATGAGAGAAAAGTGAAGGAATCGCTCGAGAACCGGATCGAAAGCGAGGGGATGCAGGAACGGTTCGGCGACGTGCTGATCCCGTCCGAGACGGTCGTGGAGATGAAGAAGGGGAAGAAGCGGACGGGGACGCGGAGCTTCTTCCCGGGCTACCTCCTGGTCCAGATGGAGCTGGACGACCGCACCTGGCATCTCGTCCGGCACACCCCGAAGGTGACCGGCTTCGTGGGGGGGAAGAGCCCCGCCCCGATCCCGGAGTCGGAGGTGGAGGACATCAAGTCGCAGATGGCGGAAGGGCGGATCAAGCCCAAGCCGAAGGTGACCTTCTCCGAGGGGGAGAACATCCGCGTGACGGACGGCCCCTTCTCGAACTTCAACGGCATCGTGGACAGCATCAAGCCGGAAAAGGGAAAGGTGATCGTGCTCGTCTCCATCTTCGGACGGGCCACCCCGGTCGAACTCGATTTCACGCAGGTCGAAAAAAGCTAACCGGACGGCGGGAGAGAACCCATGGCGAAGAAGATCATCACGCAGATCAAG
This window harbors:
- a CDS encoding preprotein translocase subunit SecE, with translation MAEKTTLFLKEFKTEMKKVTWPGRKETASSTAVVIVTVMIIVVFLGLVDYALGRIVYSVLNY
- a CDS encoding transcription termination/antitermination factor NusG, coding for MARQWYVVHTYSGYERKVKESLENRIESEGMQERFGDVLIPSETVVEMKKGKKRTGTRSFFPGYLLVQMELDDRTWHLVRHTPKVTGFVGGKSPAPIPESEVEDIKSQMAEGRIKPKPKVTFSEGENIRVTDGPFSNFNGIVDSIKPEKGKVIVLVSIFGRATPVELDFTQVEKS
- a CDS encoding 50S ribosomal protein L33, whose amino-acid sequence is MRDIITLACSECKNRNYTTTRNKKTMTEKLELKKFCSTCRKHTAHKETK